The nucleotide sequence CGCCATCGGAAAAAATCATGGAATTTGGTTCTGttacttattatattcttcATGGCCCTCGCTAGTTGATTTGGGCCAAGCTCGCGCACATTTAAGTAGCTGCCGGGggaaaactgtaaaaaattaaaactgatatCATTATTCTGTGGTAAAGTAGTTTCAACCGAGTAATTGCTGTAGATgccaatttttaaataattgtaaattcaaattgctgtagtacaatttgaatttacaattatttaaaaataatgttaagaaGGCGGTAATCTCCGCAAGGACGCCAACCGTTGTCCTTTTTAGGCGCTAGATGCAACGCTGAAGACCATGGACTCTCAGAAGGGCGAACTGTGCCAATTGCCAACATTGCTTGAAATTCCTCGCGGgctattttcagtttatcTGGGGCTAGACGTCGGGGGTACAAGATATGGGAGGGCCTGGGGTCGTGCGGATGTGTTGTGGTGTATGATGCGATGTATTGGCGGGGTGATTTCAGGAAATTCGTCAAGAATTTTGAGTAAGGCTACCTACATAGGTATGTGAATTCATTTTCTaacgtatattataaatgtatgtaagaGGTAATGTAGATTAGATTGCATGTGTGTTTTGTtactcaataatatttatatccaaCACAACCAATTTCGTAGTGAAGGTTTTATGAcagcatattatttttactatttaaccTACCGAGAATAATCTGCACCTCCATATACAACAGGAATGGCGAAATTGTTCAGTGCGGTCAGGAGTTTCTCCGTCACATAGTCCGTCGAGAGAGAATTCTCAAAAGACAAATGGAAATAATAGTCTTTTTTCACCATATCATAACATCGACCCTCCTTGGTCCTTGGACATTTCAAATTACCGCACCTTCCGTAAACATCCAGCGTGagattcaatttatataactCTGGTTTCAGCTTCTTGACAAAATTTTCTCTTCGGCCTGAAGATATACACCGTGATACAAACCACGCAGCTGCCTTCGACTTACCATTCAATATAGCCTTAATTTTCTTACTATGAATTGACTTCATCGACATAGGCCATTTAATATCTAGCTTTGGGCCCACTTCATGGCCGTCCaggttataaattaatatgtaagaCCATCGAACGTCTGAATCAAGTTTATAAGTCCAAGTCCAGTTAAAGAAATTATCCAAGACACAAGCAATTTTTTGTTGAGCCGACTCTGTCGCTGCAAATACAAACTTTTGAAAAGGTGATCTTGTTTTGGGCAATTGATGGCTATTCAGATTTATTACGTCAGAGCCATGAAACACTATTGCATCGAAATTTCTGATATCTGATAAATAGGTCCTGTTACCAGTAAAATAACAGTTTTGAAACGGGCATTTCAATTTAATGAACTTACTTGCTCCTGTGTCCAGAAGATGGAGCGGTGCCCTTTTCCTTGTCCatcgtaaaatataatagaaaacacaatattaatgTTACTGGAGCGTGTACCAGTGGCTTAACAAGACACATACTTTATTACTATGTTCAAATTTGTAAAGGATATAAAtcttatattcataaaaaaaccaGTCTTACAAGTACGTTTACCGTTTTATGCTACCActgtataaaagaaataatcgAGTCCGaactttgtatataaattggtGGGCTGACGAAAAATCAACAATCATTTCCTGGTGTTGTGTACTGAGGTACTTCGGATAATAGGACAATACGGTCAAGTAGAGTACACGTCGAGTGAACGTTCACACGACCTGAATTAAACACCGTTAGTACTGAGACATTGTTCTCTATATCATCAGAGAATTGCTTCCCAGCAGTCGAGCGTTGCAACCCAGGGTTCGCTTTCCTTCTTCGCAGTGTGAAGTCTTTGGCATGCTTAGTTGTAGAACCGGTGTCAACCTTGCTACAGACCTTCCCGTGGACCTCGAgagatgaaaggaaaaataatataatggaaataactaaaaaataaaggaaaaaactaataaaactcTAATGAGAAACCGTAAGAGCCAAGCCAATCTTTTATGTAGATATCGTCATACAGcctttacacaattttattcaGTGTGGTGGGACAGAAAGCGTtttgtgatataaaaatattgaaagtctgATAAAGGTATCTGAATCCTAATTGTCAATGCCACTTTATCGATACACAAAATTGAATATCGTGGGCCAGAAAAACGACATGCCATTCCTATCTATTAGATAAGTTTATACAAGCTCAAActcaacaatattatttgcaCGACAAGGCCTTGCACTCTTGAACCGTAACTCGCGGCGTTGCCCCGTCTACTTTCCACGGATAGTGacgttttatttgtttatttatttatttaatattaggaaTGCTTACAgtgtttacatataatattatagttagtaAATTGTACTTGCAATTTAATGCGATACATAAACACCGAGCACAACATTTGCAAACAATATAATTCGCTGCCGATGTTAGTTACAAATGATCAAAACTcttgataaaaaatgaaaatgatcaAAATAGTTGACCCATATAAAagtatacatgagtcagtAACTTATATGTGACTTTTTAGAATTTCATGAAGAATCTTGGTGAACTCCCGAGGGATACCGAGCTATGGAATTGAATTTAAGGTGATGAAGTATTGtaacatgtatgtatgtagtattGGCTTCAGGCGAGTCTCAGGTCCATTATGGGTTTAATACACCTCTCCATAACcggaaacaggaaattgagaGGTACTCAAAGGCAGGATATTATAGTTACTAGTGCTTAAGCCCAggcgtatatatatatttacatcgaCCGTAAGCAAGACAGTACTTTTAACAGATAAAACACTCAACCTGACCTTTAATACGAATTAAAAACATACGATTAACATAACAAAACCTGACCTCATTcatgaatgaaattataatattgatttgcGTAATTAGTACACAATGCATAATTATGCACGGGTAAGCGATGATTGAAATTGAGATGCGTTGAGGTCAGCTCGcctatataaaaacaattaggAATGCCTTTGTTTTCATCATTTATACTTGTGACATCCACGGTAGCCTTGAATTCTGTAAGAcgtaaatatttcttatgtaCTTTTTACATAGTTGGAAAATAATGTGTGATGTATTGTGGGGCAATAAATCGATCGTCCAGACCACTGGTCCAAGCAGTGTTTGCAATTGTGCTTTGTGTTATTGATCTCATACCATCATGTTTCTCACAATGTATTCATACGAAACAAAGGAAATGAACTGAATTTGGTGAatagcattttttattattaaaagtcaGCATAACCTGTAAGCTGCTTCTTCTTCTGCGGTATTTTAGctgaaatttacattacacGATATAATTACAAAGTGCGCtacaaacagaaaatatgATGTAGCAGAAAgctaacattatttttatactgaaagcaatttaatattaaatgcaagtcatatgtaaaatatgtgtattaCGGTACATATTTATCTGAAATGTTATGAAGTACTTATACACCTGTTAGAGTAATAAACTTTTACTTCAAGaattattttacatgtaaAGGAATATTACAACTAAGAGttagttgcaccagtcacTTTGATCTTAAAGCCTCGAATACACTAGGCAAAATTTGACGCACAATAAGTCGCTCTTTCTCCCTCATTACCATTAATTGGAGTGCACATCTTCGATCTCACCTATTtgaattgtaatgaaaaggaaataaCAATATGTCGCGCGTCAAATTTTTCCTAGTGTATTCGTGGCTTCAGTTGATCCTGCGCGCGACCAACgacgtttatataaaatgggGTACTTAGCTTTTTTCTACGcatattaaagttaacgtcaaagttgactgttgTTTACACCAATCTAACTAGGTTTAAACCCGATACTGTTTTTTGTGAGTGACTATgttaatatataggtaattatcatttgtttacagatttaaatacaaaaacatattatattttacaatggaCAGGAAAAAGGTCACCATTCCATCTCATGGGTAGAGGGGATCCCAGATTCATTGAATTGAACTGTTCATATCATAACTGTTACGTTACTGATAACAGGACTTATTTGTCAGACATTAGACATTTTGATGCAATAGTTTTTCATGGCACCGacgtaataaatatgaattacaATCAATTGCCCAATAAAAGATCACCTTCTCAAAAGTATGTATTTGGAGCAACCGAGTCGGCTCAACGAATAATTGTTTGTGACCCAGTCTTGGAGAACTTCTTTAACTGGACTTGGACTCATAAACTTGACTCAGATATTCGATGGTCTcacatattaatttacaacCTCGATGGCCATGAAGTGGGCCCAACGCTGAACATGAAATGGCCTAAGAAGATGAACCCTgttaaaaacaagaaaataaggGCTATATTGGATGGCAAGACTAAGGCAGCTGCGTGGTTTGCGTCGCAATGTCAGACTTTAGGAAAAAGAGAAAATTTTGCCAAGACGCTAAAGCAAGaactatcaaaattaaaacttaagcTGGATGTGTACGGAAAATGCGGTAAATTGAAATGTGCAAAGGACAATTTGAATCAATGTTATGACTTGGTGAAGAGACACTATTATTTCTACTTGTCTTTTGAGAGTTATGTCTCTACGGATTATGTGACGGAGAAACTCCTGATCGCACTGAACAACTTCGCAATCCCTGTTGTTTATGGCGGCGCAGATTATtctaggtaataaataatgcaGTTAGTTATATATCactttaccaaatttcacctgaTTAGATCCAGGAGATTTGGAGAAAATTGGCTGTGATGATTCATGTGTGGTTTCATCGTGATTATAACTCGAAATATCgttaataataagttacgAGCTGccgcacgaaataaacgcgagcgaagttgcgggcaaaagctagatttttttagcataatttaacaaattgaaaatgttatcaGTCTCTCTCCATTATCAGAAACTATCAACTcgtatattaaattttccacAGATTCCTACCTCCAGGCAGCTACTTAAACGCGCGGGAGCTTGGGCCAAAGCAACTAGCGAAGACCATGGAGgagataattaaaaacagaacCAGATTCTATGATTACTTCCGGTGGCGGAACCACTTCCGGTACAAAGCACGTGGTCTCCTCAATGAAATCTGCAACATTTGCACCGCACTCAACGATGACAAAAAAGCTAAAAACTATTATCATCTTAATATATTCAGGAGATGGTGGAATGAACAATATAACAAtagatgtaataataaaaaagaactttATGACGAGTAGTTACGGGTTttgataagtccgcctttgcactcattatgtttgaatatcttgttgtaacttataactcctttgtgaatggtgcaataaagagtttatctatctccCTTATCTGATCGTTTTCCCAGTTTCATTCGCAGTCGCAGAGCATCGAAGCCcggggtccgctttcctacttcttCTTCCCCACTTCACACGGCCTTCAGTAGTCAGACCATTTTTGGTTTATCGTtatgtcaatttaaaattatatgtagcAAACAAAGTTAAGGGCACATATTAATGTATGAAATTACAGGCCTAAATTGATAGATGCATATAAGACAGATAAACGTTTATTTCCATTAACTGAGAGACAAATCAAGAACtgggttatatatataatatgtaatattcctttacatgtaaaataattCTGTGCAAAACATGtgctatagtaaaaaaaaatgttgcaaaACCATAATTGTATTACCTATCCAAAGCGAAATTCACAAATTGCGCGGCGGCGTAGCACTTTCGTAGCGGTAGCCAGTAACTGCTACCTAGCCGCGACACAAGGACGTGTCTACGTGCTACGGAATATTGCCCGACGCGGTCACAAAACTTTTTggactaaaaaataatacctgACCTTCTCGGGGAGAGCcgaaagttaaataaaatgacaaaaattcGACATCGTGTTTGCAAAAGAGCAATTATGTTGAGTGCTTTTAAAACAGTGTGCTTTTACTTGTGTAAGCTGTAAGATTGAATTgtattaattagtaaaaatgCTGTTAAATGTTTATGATTACGTAGATAATGGTGAAATGAGTACTTTGgagatagataaattattttgggaTTATTTTGAAGTGACAACTGAGGGTTATAATTCGAGTGTGAGTGTAACGGAGACGCTTCCGCGCGACCAGGGTGCAGTGTTGGCTACCTACGGAGTGCTGTTGGCGATCGGCGGAATTGGTAACCTGGCCGTGTTGGTAACCCTGGCGCGAACCAGGCGGAGAAAGTCAAGAGTTGATCTGCTGATGACGCATCTGGCATTGGCCGATGTATGTGTTACTTGTGGGGTTATTCCTTTGGAGGTAAGATGATTTTTGTGGCCGTTGACTATGTCCTACCTAATACGAGTATGTAGTCCACACATAGacctattttgattttgtgatTACGGAAAACAAATACTATTGTGAAATAAAGGCTATTGTGACCTATGATGCATTCTTGTCATAAAACATTAGACCAAACGATTGCCTATCATCATGGAATAATTAGtgcctattatttttttttaacatgagATATAtgtcaaaagaaaaacattagaCACACGCGTTTTCGGTGAGTCCACAGATGTatgaatattacatttatatcagTGGGTGAGACacagtttcaaaaataacagttttattttaaaaccacGAATAATGTTTTGGCAGTGGCCAAGTACAATTCTCTAATTTGACCAAAGTCGACACGCTAGTtgctttttagggttccacatctcaaaataataaacagaaaaaatataaaatgtcaatCATACgtctatatatttctttatccGACCTTCACAGCTAACTTAATCTCAAAATATTGAACCAATAGAGTTGAAATTTAACAcacatatgtacctatatagatCTTGAAGCAGCCCATTAGCAAATACCCGCCAACAATGATTGAATGCAAACATTACTACTCCCGAGGCTTACTCTGAACAAGTGAGCAAAGTGTTTATCGACTTATCCTActgaatgcgaaagtttgtgaggatgtaagtatgttactctttcacgcgaaatctaatAGACGGATTACGTATACGGACGGATTCATGTATACATGTATAATGTAGCACCCATGCGGAGCCGAAGCGGGTCGCTAGTAGGTAGACCATTTAGTTAGTAGGTAATATGATCAACGTAGGTCAACGTAGACTTTTCTCAAAAGTTTAACTTCACTAGTAGTGTGcgctacttgccactagagaaCGGTAGGTAGACGAAAGTCATGggagatgcctttaggcgactttcTGACACAAGTGTTATCTAACAC is from Plodia interpunctella isolate USDA-ARS_2022_Savannah chromosome 15, ilPloInte3.2, whole genome shotgun sequence and encodes:
- the LOC128676079 gene encoding 3-galactosyl-N-acetylglucosaminide 4-alpha-L-fucosyltransferase FUT3-like, encoding MDKEKGTAPSSGHRSNKKIKAILNGKSKAAAWFVSRCISSGRRENFVKKLKPELYKLNLTLDVYGRCGNLKCPRTKEGRCYDMVKKDYYFHLSFENSLSTDYVTEKLLTALNNFAIPVVYGGADYSRPSHILYPRRLAPDKLKIAREEFQAMLAIGTVRPSESPWSSALHLAPKKDNDHLSTSRQLLERAQAWSKAACDDYERDNGRQNQVP